The genome window TTAActctttttcatactcttcgtagtaattatgctcaaatatctttccctttttcttttttttttttcgataacTTGATTCTAATCGAGAAGActaatacaaaaaagaaaataaaacgtataaaaatatatttatgttgaAACTATAGAtgttaacatataatatattttagctACTAACACAATATTCATATGTCATAAAGCATAATGTGCAATTACCCTGTTGtagtagaaaaggaagaaaattgttcCAAGTACTGCAATGGCCATGATGAcgttacgaaaaaaatttgagtcCAACTCTTCATGTGTAGTTCCTAATGTATTAGTGGAATCCGTAATTGTTAGAGGAATTGCGTTGCTTGCATGCTCTGTATTATGAGATGATATCGCACGGACACCCTGTTCAACGCTCTCTACTGGATGTGTACCTAAAGCTTCTTCATGTTGCATAGTACTTGTCATTTCAGTTACTGCCGCTTCTGTTGTTACCTCTTCAACTGTTAACCCTTCAGCtgtttcctcttcatttgcttcctcttcagttgcttcatttttagtTGATTCATCTTCAGATACTTTTTCTTTAGGTTTTACCGCTAGGGGGGTTGCTGCTACAGGTTTTGCCCTTTCAGATTCTGCCACTACGGGTCCTGCTACTGGTGGTTTTATCGCAGCAGGTTTTGCCGCTACGGGTTTTGCCACTTGAGATTCTGCCGTTGCAGGGTTTACCGTTTCAGGTTTTGCCGCTACAGGTTTTTCTGCTGGTGGTTTTTCCCCTACGTTTTTTTCAAGTGcagctttttcttctctaGATTCTAATCCACCAGGTTTAGACCCTACAGATTCGGGTACTGTTTGTTTTACgactacatttttttctggtgCAGATTGTGCTGCGGAATCTGCTGCTTTTTCCTTAGGTACTTCTGTAGCTACTAACTTTTCctttgtttcttttcctgTTGTTACTGCAGCTACTTCATCTTCCTTTGCCTTCTTTACTcgttcttcccctccacttCCTGGCGCTTTACGAACTTCTACTGCACCCCCTTCACGTGGCACCTCCGGTTCTTTACCTAATGACTGAAGttctttttgtaattttattaataaatttttcggattatacatattttcacatttaaaaTAGGATTCACAAAATCCTTCTTCATCCAATTCGTCATCCTCACAACAATTTTCTACTTTTGTGTCATATAAAGTTTTAATATAAGTAACATaattcacatatttttcgCACTTAGACTTATCAGAATCGttgcatttaattttttcgtaattttcaaaataatcgTGCAagtctttttcttctttccacCCTTCCGGATTGCCAAAAGTATTGCCGTTACATGATGATACCTTTATATGCTGTAAAATAGCTAATGacgcaaaattaaaaagattttGAGAAACATTgtctttttcacctttagCATTTcctttataatattttttcccaatatTATCGTATAACCAGTGATTAAAGTAATAACAACCATATTTACGTTTTTGCTTATCATTTTCATCCTTTAATATTGATAAATTCTTTGCTATTTTATTACAAAATGTTTTATCCACTTCATCTGTACTTCCTAAGTTTTCTTTACAGTATTTATTACCATCCCCACTAATGACCACATTATCCAGCtctgtatattttttatacgaAGGCAAATCTGGTAAGTGTTTTTCCTATTAAgtagataaaataaataaatgttattacGTAAATAGAAGATCTCATAAAAGGAAAGTTATTTTATAAGTCTTAGAAAGATGTAgaatattcaaataataagccatttgtataataaaaatataaatgtaccCAATTATTTGCTTCGGAAAGTGCCATCTTGATAAATCATGTATTAACTCTATGTAATAATGAGActcataattatttatggACATAGGAAACGTTAATATGCTTGATCTattgatatattttgcattactctatattaatttttaaaataatacgtGTTTTCTAATTTAATATGCtcccatatttttatttttgatcaAGCTTTATTGCATCTTACTAtgattatacaaaattgacCTTCCTAATTATGCATAATATTCAcagaaaatagaaaaaatataataccaTACAAAGCATAATATtgtaaacaaattatttttttggaaattttgatgcattaaaacaaaatatagtAAATGCGCATTGCCATGCGAAATAGAACATATAGCATTAAATCGTCACAATATCAAACTAAAATTTGCATTGAAGCTGTTATGTTAACTAAACCCCATTTACTTAATAATTGTTGTGTACAAGaaaatcccctttttgcataattaaatatttatttaattttataaaaatatatgaagatAACAATGCTTTTTTCGCTACAAAGAATAtcgtttttaattattttgttggTGTTCctttaa of Plasmodium vivax scf_6625 genomic scaffold, whole genome shotgun sequence contains these proteins:
- a CDS encoding variable surface protein Vir12-like (encoded by transcript PVX_017140A) → MALSEANNWEKHLPDLPSYKKYTELDNVVISGDGNKYCKENLGSTDEVDKTFCNKIAKNLSILKDENDKQKRKYGCYYFNHWLYDNIGKKYYKGNAKGEKDNVSQNLFNFASLAILQHIKVSSCNGNTFGNPEGWKEEKDLHDYFENYEKIKCNDSDKSKCEKYVNYVTYIKTLYDTKVENCCEDDELDEEGFCESYFKCENMYNPKNLLIKLQKELQSLGKEPEVPREGGAVEVRKAPGSGGEERVKKAKEDEVAAVTTGKETKEKLVATEVPKEKAADSAAQSAPEKNVVVKQTVPESVGSKPGGLESREEKAALEKNVGEKPPAEKPVAAKPETVNPATAESQVAKPVAAKPAAIKPPVAGPVVAESERAKPVAATPLAVKPKEKVSEDESTKNEATEEEANEEETAEGLTVEEVTTEAAVTEMTSTMQHEEALGTHPVESVEQGVRAISSHNTEHASNAIPLTITDSTNTLGTTHEELDSNFFRNVIMAIAVLGTIFFLFYYNRSSRLESSYRKKKKKKGKIFEHNYYEEYEKELTMYGSEETFLDSETDRLYLNYHPDQDSYY